Part of the Carcharodon carcharias isolate sCarCar2 chromosome 11, sCarCar2.pri, whole genome shotgun sequence genome, actctgtttgattagattatgtatttctaaatgctctgctattacatcctttataatagactccaacattttcccaatgatagatgttaagccaaccagcctgtagttacctgttttttgtcaccCTCCCCTTTTGAATAAGGTGTTACATTGgtcgttctccaatcctctgggacttttccagcatctaaggatccttggaagattactaccagtgcatccactatctctgtagctacttcctttaatatcctaggatgcaacccatcagatccaggggacttattggcctttagccccattagtttttctctagtgatagttattatacatattttctcccccacttttgccccttgattatttagtatttttggaatgctattagtatttGTTTAGTATTAGTATTCCcctgccattactgagactagctttcaattccagatttattcattgaatttgaattccaccatctgctgtggtgggatttgaacccaggtccccagagcattaccctggctctttggaatactagaccagtgacaataccactacatcaccacccCCCAAACTCAAGTCTCAGGATTTACCACAttaaaaagcactatataaatgcaggctgcAATGATTAGTAATCCAGGCCTCCTGATcactagtccaataacataatCACTTGCGGATTCTGGAATGGTATGAGAAGCCAGCGTGGTGGACAGGTTAATTTTGGACTAGTTAAAAAAGCTGGCACAAATACAGTGGTGCCAGACTGTCTCCATGGACACAAGAAATCTCTAACTCTTAACAGGAATGGGCAGAAATAAATGAAAAGTTAACAGGTGGTGTAAAATTTggacatttttaaattatttactaGAGCTTTATATACAGTAAGGTGCACAAATTACTTTGAGAATGAAAGTGTACAATTTAATACACGAGAGCTGGCATACAGCCCAGGCAATGGTGATTTCCACAAACACTCCAACTCAACAGTTCAAAAGCCAATTTAATTTTCACATATCTGTTAATACCAAGCATTCTTAAAAATTAAGAAAACCATTGATCATTATCTGTCAGAAAAAGTCACATTAAATCACATCACAGCTTATATCTGATTTCAAATCATTAAATCTGCAGCAGGAAATTCCTTCGATAATCAAGAACCTGCTGAACCATCACACTGCAGTTTAATGGCAGGATGAGGGATGCAATTCATGCTTCTCCCCCTCAATAACACTGAAGACTGTCCCAACCAGTTCTAAGCAGCTTACTCGCAGTTACCTGTCGAATTAACCTTTGACACTGTTGATTGGCTACTTAATCCCAGCTACACAAGTCTATGAAAGGAGGACTGATTGTTCTAACTCCCACACTGTGAGCAGGTGGCAGTGCAGAGACTGTGTTGAGCACTTATTGCACCAATGATCGTGTGGCATTCTGTTCATTCTAGTACACGGTGGCTCAGGATTAAAAAGTGTCCTAGAACGGAACCAAGGTGTGGATCAGCCTGCTGTGTTGGGGGCGATGGGTCTCACTTTGCAGACGCAGCAGGTGTAACTGTTTGCTGCCCCGAGATGTTTGCTGCCTCACAGAGTGGGATTTCTCCTCCATCCATTACAAGTTACAGAAGAACAGTCGGCCATCTTGCTCAAGTGCAGCACGGCGATTTAGCGGACTTAGAATTCATATTCTGATTCAGCGCCACCGTATCGGAGGGTTTCATTCGCTCCTTCACAATGCGCGACACAACCAGTTCAAAAACAGTCTCAAAGAGTAGGTCAACATTGTGGCCGGTTTTAGCACTGGTTTCAAAGCACACTTTCTCAGCCACTGGGAAATCCTTCTCATCCAGCATCTTGTACTTAATGAGCTGTTTGTAGAGATGAATTGCATCCTCTTTGAAAGCCTGTTTACTTGCTCTGGGAGCAGGGGATGCTGGAATTGGCCCCTCTCCCTCGGCTTCGTCAATCTCCGCGCAGTCATCAGTTAAGTCAGACTTGTTCCCCACCACAGCAAAGATACAATCGGGCTGAGCCGTGTCAGTCAGGGTGAGGAATCTCTCTTCCAGCTCCCGGAGACTCTGAAGGTTTGTCACATCGTAAGTGAGGATCACAGCAGCAGCTCCGCGACAATACATCGAGCCCAGCCCATGGAACTGCTCCCGCCCTGACAAAATAAAGCAGCACGTCAGAGAAATCGACAGAGTGGCAGAGCGAGAATCCCCCTAGCCCCTGTTCCTATGCTGTGCAGTGGTGGGGAACTGAGCTGTCCAACTGGCTGAAATGTTCAAAcctgcctgctctctcaggtagatgGAAAAGGTGCCCTGGCCACTATACCTCAAACAAATCAGATGATCTCATTGtattttgtgggatcttgctgtgcacaaattagctgccattttCCTgatattacaaaagtgactacgcTTTAAGAGTGTTTAATTGGCCTTTGGGATCGCCCAAGGTTTATACAAGTGCAAGCCTTTCCTTCTTTCCACCCAACTAACTCGGGTTTAACATACGAACCagtagcaggaggaggccactcggcccctcgaacctgctccgacattcagtaagatcatggctgatctgactggaacctcccacctacccctgataacctttcaccctcttgcttatcaagagtctacacagctctgccttaaaaatattcaaagactcttcctcaaaaggcagtggatgcagagttccaaagacacacaaccctcagagaaaaaattcctcctgaCCTCACTATAGGCAGATACAGGAACTCGCCACAAGCTGTGTGAGGGCACTGCCGCTATTCTCCTGTCTACATGCACACGCTGCACCCCTAGTCGAAGGGGAGGAGTTGCttcaaccacccccaccaccccggagTCCGGCTGTGATAGGCACCACTCCCTGGAGATACAAGCAGAGATCTTCAGACAACATGCAGGTAATGCCTCCAGTAAGCTGCCAACACAAAGCCATAATCTTCTTGTTCATTTCAGTTTCAAACATAAAAAATTATTTTCCTACATGGGGAGAGACTTGTACTCCCTTGAGTATCGAAGATTGAAGGTTGATCTAACTGAGGtgcttaagatgattaaaggatttgatagggtcgatagagagaaactatttcctctggtggggggtgggggggagtccagaacaaggagccagatccttaaaattggagccaggccgttcaggggtgatgtcaggaagcacttcttcacacaaaggggagtggaaacccggaactctctcccccacaaaaaactgttgaggctgaaattcaattaaaaatttcaaaactcaGATTGATAGAAATGTGTTAGTTAATGGATCTAGAACTAAGGTGGGTGTATGGGGTTAAGAGACAGATCAATCATGAACTTGCTGCTTGGTGGAACacgctcaaggggctgaatggcctcctcctgttcctacgttCCACTGGAACTGAAATTAACAATGTATTGCAATAAGTTTCTCTTTTTACTAACAAGAGTGCCCTAAAACATGATTTATAGGGAACACTGTCACAGGGAGGTGACAGACTGAATGATTTAAGGATCGCTCCACACATTTCCTTTACAACACTGACTGTTCCAAAGCAAATAATGCTTCACACTAATAATCTTTATTCCCCATTGAGGAACTGCAAATATTTTGTAAAATGCTGATGTTGAAACATTTgggatgttgattttttttttacaaaagttGCACAAAAAACTGTTACAAGTTAAGAAAAAGCGGGTCAAAGTTTACTTACCAGAAAGTGGAAATTTTACTTTAGAAAGTTTGTCATGTTTTGAGTAAAGCGGTGACGATATTGCGGGACAAGGTCTATAGACACAAAGCCACGAGGAAGTGTTACACACAGGAGTTTGATACAATTGATAGGGACACAGGAATCACTGGACGATGAAAGATTGGGATCCATCGAGttcaccttctaccatcctggCAGTCCCATGATGCAacgataatggagttgttgacctATCAATCTCTATCAGAGTCTACAATGAAGTGAGCAAAACCTCCAGTGGTGGAGAGATTTGGGAACCATAGATCCAAAATCACCTGTTTCACTCCAAcaggctccactcaccacatcaTCTCTCAAATTGCTCAGTGTCCCAAAATATGGTAATATTCTCTGACAGAGATCTCTCTCActtgcatttgaatgaatcaataaTGTTGAAAAAGTTGGTAACAAAAAGCTAAGGAGAGGTTTTGTAGTTTTAGAAGGGCCACTGGGGGCAAATAACAGCAGAGGGCTgttgaaggggagggaagtgctGGGTCTCATCGGTGAACAATggattgactccagacccagggaGCATGTGACTGCGGATAGGGAATGGGGACATGTCCCATCAGGTAGAGGCCCACCCAGAAAAGGAGAAGGATGATGAGACCCACCCAGAAAGAGGGTGACACGAGATGGATAAAGGTCACAAAAAGGAGGGCTACAGAAAGGAAACAAAACCCAGAGGGTAAGAGGTAGTTACAAAATCAGCATAAATGTCACAATGAAAATGTAGAGATGCCATTTACACAAATTGTAAAACAAACGATTGATCAAAGCAGCAGTTTTGGTGATATTattagagggataaatattagccaggacatcgacaactctcacactcttcttTCAATAgttatcatgggatcttttacagatGCCTGGTCGGGCAAACAGGACATTGGTTTAATGTTGCATCTGAAAAATGGCGcccccaacaatgcagcactccctcggcactgaccccccccggcagggcggcgctccctcggtactgacccccACGAAAGGgaggcgctccctcggtactgacccccGCGACAGGGCAGTGCTCTCTCGGCACTGACCCCGCGACAGGGCGGTGCTCTCTCGGCACTGACCCcgcgacagggcggcactccctcggtactgacccccGTGACAGGGTGGCGCTCTCTCGGCACTGACCCCgcgacagggcggcgctccctcagcactgaccctgcgacagggcagcgctccctcagcactgaccctccgacagtgcggcgctccctcagtactgaccctccgacagtgcggcgctccctcagtactgaccctccgacagtgcggcgctccctcagtactgaccctgcgacagtgcggcactccctcagcactgaccccgcgacagtgcggcactccctcagcactgaccccgcgacagtgcggcactccctcagcactgaccccgcgacagtgcggcactccctcagcactgaccccgcgacagtgcggcactccgtcaaTAACAATACTAGGGTATCAGCCTGAATTATAGGTTCAAGTGTCTCAATTGTCTCAGGGAAGTTACGCTGaacatttataaagctctggttttGCCACTAGAGCATTGCAtccatttctggtcaccacaattTAGTAAAAGTGTAAGCGTCCCTGACAttgtgcagagatttaccagaatgatcccAGGGATGAGGGGGTTTTAACTAcagggttaggttggagaagctggggttgttctccttggagcaagggggggttgaggggagatttggtcaAGGTGCACAAGATGGTGACAGGTTTGGATAGGtaggcaaagaaaagctgttcccattggctgatggtcCAAGgatgaggggacacagatttaaggtttcagCCAGGAGATACAGGGGGCTGTGAGGAAATGAACTGGAACTCTCTGCCCAGGAGGATGGCTGGAGTGGAGATAAAGAATGATTTCACAGGAGATTGGATGgacatttgagggaaataaacttgcagaccTACAGGGGCAAGAGCTAgcgggaatgggactgactgggttgcTCTCCAGGGGGCCAGCATGGGCCCGACGGGCTgtatgacctccttctgtgctggaatgATGGtgctcaaacccacaaccttcggaCTGAGAAAGTTACCAAGCTAACACACTCAGAGGAGGTTCCCAAACCTTCTAAATAAAGTCAAATACATAATTTCTGGAACAGAAAGTATCTCGGTGTCAGTGCTTTCAATCAGAAAATCCCTTAATGTCTGCCCTCAGCAAAATATAGCTTTCCTGTATTGCAAGAATTTAGACCCTCGAGTCTAACTTTAGCTCTGCAGAAGCCAGCCAACCTCACTCCCTTGTGCAACTTGGCAGACAGCCAGTGTCCTCTTTCTGCTGTCAACTTTTTCAGTTTCCAGTTAACTTTTGCAACTTCTCTTGGTTGGAATATATGCCACCCAAGCCCCTCCCACTGCCACCCTTGTCCaagcttccccaccccccccccccagctcctACTGCTTTGTTCTCCGAAACTGGGCGTTAGTCCAATATTTTTCAGGGGGTTGTTTAAAGATGAAGAGCTGTATTGACCTTAAGGATCAGTTGCAGCTCAATACAAATATTTTACTGCCATTAATTTCATCCAGAAGAAAGTCCAGAACGACCAACAAAATAGACTTTCAGGAAACATTCATAGGGGGGAAAAAAGAACAAGTTTTATTTAAATGTAAACTTGCCAAAGAGTTTTTGAAATCTGAAAGTGCCTTCAAAAAACTAAACTGTTGGAAATGTTTTCCACAGACACATCCAAAACCCACTGTTGAAAAAGCAGAGTGAAAACTAGAAAGAACGCAGGTGATTAAGCTGAAAGATTGTCCGCAAGGTGGATTTGTGAAATGTcaaaaaaacagaagcagcacaaTTCCTTCGGGGTTGGGAAGCAGAGGGAATCCGTTTGTAGAAAGGCCTCCACTTCCATAGGAATGTCATCGACACATTCCCACATCATAAAATGTCTCAGGATGCTCCGCGGGAGTCATTCCCGGCAGAGAgccagaaggagatattaggggcaGGTGTGACCAAGAGCTCAGTcaaagaaataaaagcaaaaaactgcagatgctggaaatccaaaacaaaaacaaaaatacctgaaaaaactcagcaggtctgacagcatctgtggagagggacacagttaacgtttcgagtccgtaagactcttcaacagaactaaggaaaaattgaagagaggtgaaatataaactggtttggggggggtgggacaggtggagctggatagagggccagtgataggtggagataaccaaaagatgtcacatacaaaaggacaaagagggttgaaggtggtgatattatctaaggaatgtgctaattaagggtttgaaggacaagcaaggtacagatagccctagtgggggtggggtggggggaaggggtcgaaataggctaaaaggtagagataaaacaatggatggaaatacttttaaaaataatggaaataggtgggaaaagaaaaatctatataaattattggaaaaaaagggtgggatcggaaagggggtggggatggaggagagctcagtcaaagaggttggtttaaaggagcatcttaatgGAGGGGCGAtaacaaagaggcagagaggttcagAGAAGGAACCCCAGGGCTTGGGGCCCGGGAAGCTGAAGGGACAGCCACCAGTCGCAGATTGGTTAAAAATCAGCAATGCTCAAGGGGCCAGGATTGGAGGGGACAGAGATCTGGGAGATTTGCGGAGACAGGGAAGGGCAGAGGTCAGGAAGAGATGcgaaatcaaggatgagaattttaaagtcaggTTCCGGGATCAAAGAACCAACGAAGGGGTTAACATGTGATTGTTTCAGGCAAAACAGAGCTCAGAATAGCAGGCATACGCCCCAGAAAGTGTTATCCCGTTGGAACATAGGATAGAGGCTCAGGCCAGGCCAGCTGTCTCTGCTGTTCACTTTGAGGTGCAACAATTGTAGAGATGCCTCTACTTTCTTCCACACAGTGCAGAGACTGACCACACAGCCCAATACGGAGCCTTTCACAATGTTAGTCTTTTAAAAATCGCATTGTGGGGGCTGGTATGGTTTAGCCTGTTCCTCCTCCCCATTGCCACCAGACCAGAAACAGATTTGTACCCTCCGCTAAAACCCACCCTGCAGATCGTTAACAAAAACCGATTCTCCAAAACAGTCTGAACACAAGCTCACTGATGTCAAACCTTGGAATCCATCTTAAAACGGAAATGAAAGGATCACCCTGTCCAGTCAGAGGCAGATTGACCCCCCACTTTGTGTTGGCCCGATTGCACAAATTAGCAGCTACATCCCCTCATGCAACCCCGCACCACTCCTTAACCTTTACACTCACAAccaactgactcacacacacttttaACCGGATTTCCTCCCAATAACTTTCGGCATGACTGACAAGCTTTTCAGTGCAAAGATATTCTTGTCCTCCGATTAATTCCAGTTTCTTACCAAATATGGGAAGAAACAAAACCACAactaatcatagaatcataccgtatagaaggaggccatttggcccatcattccAGCGtgggctctttgaaagaactatccaatctGTCCTACtcaccctgctctttcccccaggcctttcaaatgtttcctttttaagtacttaTCCAACTCCTTTagaaagttactattaaatctgcttccaccgcactttcaggcagcacattccagatcacaacgaCTCATTGTGTAAAGAAAAATTCTCaactccccctctggttctttttccagtttcattaaatctgtgtccctctggttactgaccctcctgccactggaaacagtttctccttacttgCTCTATCAAAGCCCCtccatggttttgaacacctctattaaatctccccttaaccttctcaaggacttatcaagaatggctaaacaggttaggcctttattcattagagtttagaataatgaggggtgatcttattgaaacatacaagattctgagggggtttgacagggtagatgttgagaagattttccactagtggaggaatctcgaactaggggacaaagttacagaataaggggacactcatttaaaactgaaatgtgaaggaatttcttctcccagagggtagtgaatgtctggaattctctaccccagagagctgtggaggctagatcactgaaagtatttaaaaaggaggtagatagatttttgaaatatcagggagatgagggttatgaggagctggcacgaaggaggagttgaggcctgaggcagatcagccatgatcttattgaataacagggcaggcttgaggggccaatggcctactcctgctcctatttctgttcTTAcgttctctgctctaaggagaacaatcccagcttctccacatgaactgaagtccttcatccctggtcCCAGTCTAGTAAATcccctctgcaacctctccaaggctttgaatccttcctaaggtgtgatgcTCAGATTTGGACCCAACTATCCAGCTGAGGCCTgatcaatgttttataaaggtttaggaTAACTACCTTGCTTTTGCACTATCAACCTCTATTCCTGAAGTCCAGAACCCCATATGATTTTTAACATTGTTAATTTTGTGTGTTACTGGGACATTCAGAATTCTGCAAACAAATCTGTGTCCACAACAGTTAAGAACTTTTTTGgatatttttcatttttaaaccgTAACCAATGTTTTGATATTTTGTATGGCTGAGGAAGCAGTTACAGATTGGGGTCGAGGTTAACAACCCATTCAACAGCTCCAGCTGACACGGTGTGAACGCTCGTGCTGTCACCAGGAATGGGTCTCTCAGGGAAGGACTTCAGTATGGAAGCGATGGTTTGACATGGATGACCACAGTCATAATTTGATCTGTTCCTCAGGTTTCACTTGTGGAACCGGTGACCACATCTTCCCTGACTTGTCCTCAAGCGGCTGAGGGTTGTCCAGGTTGAAACCTGAGACTTCACCACTtgggtcagttaccaggttgtTGTTGGTGATGTTTGTGGTCAACCTGGAAATTTGCCATTGAGAGGTGGGGCTGCTGTCAGTTTGTAAGGGGTGGTGTGTGGTCCAGCAGGGACTGCGGGATTTCAGACAACCGGGTGGGTTTTCTGTGAGGTTGTGTGTCAATGGGAGAGCTGAACCAACGACTGTTACAAATCAGACccatttaccctgtgtctaacgcaGCCGACTCTGAATTAATCACGACATTTAATCTCTAGCTATTACTGGGCTCAGCAATCAACAGAGAGAATTGACCAGACACCAAAACTAATCCTAGATCCAAACAGAATTGTCACTGTGATCACCCTTTAGTTAAACTGAAACCTGTCTGTATAATGTGCTAGAACAGAGTTAAAGAGTTAAACCAAACTTGAGAAAATACAAAGTTCAAGACAgcaatttgaactgagaaacTAGAAGCTTATAGTATGTTAGATTGGTTAATATTCCTTGATCAAAGGAAGCATAGAATCAAGAGGCCATCCAGCACCTCGAGGCCTCTtgcaccattcaataggatcatggctgatctgtattttaaccCCATCTACAcgccttggttccataacccttaatcccCTTACCCAACAACAATCCATCAATCTCCAttctgaaattttcagttgaccctcagcctcaacagctttttgagaGTTCCAGGAAGTGTGGAGGAACAActctcctttgtgtgaagaagtgcttcctgacatcaccacttAGCTCGAATTTTGAGGTTTTTCCCCCTTGTTCTGGtctccatccaccccccccccccccccccaccccctccaccagaggaaatagtttctctccctACTGAATCCGTTAATCATCTTCAACACTTTGATTATGTCACCCCCTAATCTTCTAAACttgagggaatacaagcctagtctgtgcaGCCTGTCCTTGTAGTTTAACCCTTTCGGCCCTGGGATCATTCTGGAGAATCTGTGCTGCAcctcctccaatgccaatatatccttcctgaagtgcaggGCCTAGTCACTCCAGAGTTTTATTTAACTATAACATAACTTCCACAATTTTGTATTTCATCCACCACTTGAGCTAAAGGttaacattccattaacctttttaAACTGTTTTTTTTTGTACCTGTCCACTAGCTTCTGGTGATTTCTGTAGTTAGGCCTCTAACTCTCTCTGTTCCTCGACAGTTCCTAAGCTTCTCACATTCAGAAAAGCATCTTCTGTTAATGGCAAGAGGTCTAACTAGGCAGCTAATAAAACTTTACACAACCAAGTGACACATTGTGGTCAGAATCCTTATGAAGATATTGAAACAAGCTCCTGACCAGCTAGACTAGATCAGCCCACCTCGGTCTTGTGATCCTTCAgaactggagacagagagagagagagagagagagctttaaaAACAAGCCTCAATATAgctgggaacattgcacaatcaacAATCTATTCATGACTCAGAATAAAACctgacattgtgttacacaaccCTCAAGCTAATGGGGAAAGATTGCACAAAATCTGCATTATTGCAAGTTGTAACTGGACTGGTATTTGGACAATACTGTACTTCAGATTGTAGGTGATAATAAACTGAAACTTATTAGCACACCTTCTCAGGTTAATCCTTCAACGTTCTACAGAATCCCCCTTGTTATAACAACAATTGCATTCTGTGGTTAAGAACAATGCAATGGGAATTTATTTGGAAATTATCCAAATGTAGCCCACAAGAAAACTTTTTGCTATCCGGTATTAACAGcccagaaacaggtcattcggcccaactggtccacGCTAGTATTTCTTCTCCACGTGAGCCTCATCTCAACCTATCAGCATACCCTTCTACCTGCAGAGAGGTATTGAATAGAACAGGCCTTCACTGGACACGACCAGATGTGAACTTTTCTCTACAACTTACATTATCAAATCTGGCCGATGTTTGAAAGCAGAGATTCCTCCAACAAGAACAGAAAGTGTTTATCTTGTACAAAAAGGGAAACGAGgaggaaaaacttgcatttctatagtgcatcctgaagcacttcacaaccaatcAGCTGCTTCTGAAGTGCAGTTACTTACTGTAGTGAATGCTGCCAATctgcacatagcaagatcccacaaacagcatccaTACTGGACTATTAGTCTAGATTAAGGGTTGATAAGGTAGATAGACAGTAGCTATTTCCTCTGTTGTAGGAATCCAGCACAAGGGGCCAGaatcttaaaattggagccaggctgttcaggggtgatgtcaggaagcacttcctcacacaaaggggagtggaaatctggaactccggGCAGAATCTTTCCCTTGGCGTGTGGGATTGGTGGAGATGGTCAGGAAACCGTCTCCTGGCCCGCGATCGGCAGCATTCTGCGATATTACATTGGCGgcctaattaaggcccacccagcgtggtaCGCAggtggcagtgctgagtgctgtctgtgcgagcagggtgggagtgtgagcaggCCTAGCATACCATTCAGGCATGTGCACGAAGGAGCgttgaataatctccctgaggcacggagctgcctcaaggggTTGAAGCAAGTGTTGAAAAAATTATTAAACGGcacaaaaaatgaatgaaactctgtcacatgagctgggacatgaggttgtgggtgaggtttccaaaaaaaaatgcaaaggcctcttggcctttttgcccaccaagtgtaaggttgaacaggcagtgagaaaTTCAGCACAATTGATAACATAATGGCCTCatttggccttttaattgtcagtgggcacgctgCCGGCTCTGGTGTGTGTCCACCGACCGAACTATCACGCGACTGTGCGTTGGCGCGCTCGGCCGAAGTCCttgcgcgtcatttcacgcttggTCGAGTCGAGCACCCACCTGCCCGCCAAGCTAAaatcctgccctctctccccttaaAAAGTTGTGGCTGATGAGAGGTCAATTGGAGCGTTCAAGCCAAGGTCAATTTTTATTAGTAACAATATTATGGGATAAGGAGTAAAGGTAGGTCAATGGAGTTGAAGTGCAAATTAGCCATGATTTAACAGAATGGAGGAAtgtgctcgaggggctgaatggcctcctccagttcctcaGTTCAAGACTATGGAGTGGGCTTGAACCCATTGACTTACTGAGCTACAGCTGGCACAGGTAGCTATatgtgggaaaaaaaatcagaccAACTAAGTGGCTTGTACAATGCCCAGTCATTGCTCCCAGTGAGTCTAAATCTTCAACTCTACCTGAATTGCATCCCGATT contains:
- the rab20 gene encoding ras-related protein Rab-20, with protein sequence MMKPDVKVVILGDMNVGKTSLLHRYTERRFQGTVSTVGGAFFLKQWGQHSVSIWDTAGREQFHGLGSMYCRGAAAVILTYDVTNLQSLRELEERFLTLTDTAQPDCIFAVVGNKSDLTDDCAEIDEAEGEGPIPASPAPRASKQAFKEDAIHLYKQLIKYKMLDEKDFPVAEKVCFETSAKTGHNVDLLFETVFELVVSRIVKERMKPSDTVALNQNMNSKSAKSPCCT